One Xiphophorus maculatus strain JP 163 A chromosome 9, X_maculatus-5.0-male, whole genome shotgun sequence DNA segment encodes these proteins:
- the haus5 gene encoding HAUS augmin-like complex subunit 5 translates to MADRNLVKELKRWATEEFNLPPDSLPNESYLKTLCVGTGKSIWTYMIQHVFQQRNVRIMRGNLQWYKTLQDKELMQSESQSEAAKRKELQTKIEQLRHEISHLDSQIRGTEEQMATQEQSINRIWVQIEENQTRELLLKAFRQRSVSNRKVLSDDVQKINYHCLVLEQMAREAETEVLFGDEPSNLNSKAVAVPQVLRELRELSEDRVHFFQCLQESEAKTQHSAPKSMAREQRTAVFQYWLNTAEEVLSSYPPSHVLSALQHLAVTEQKALQDQLASLDVAQDVAALRFRFESDHLLDISAEECDELPPVQTLLEAAWVEVQQSFTELSRTRSRIQQLKTLLKSHKAEAELEVSGIADENLNKSLALSTLEVELQCVMQAAARDHIRERCIQLDQHARNRQEALRSLRSQWQSILDFRELVALRQEQLRGLIKGNSSAKTQLISVHRELQEFIEEKLVPQFEDVIGAANNLRNSVYKEAKQFGTVSLLALDHRTTDGMHRVPASWLSIHRLQASNFRSLRESLEFPLYRAPEELCFQLLSQQLELRFLRELLQLYSATLQKVEKDSELLHASDQKALLSKVREADQKLLKSLLPRARGLTNHCAQGLSYGAQVKTAISYWWDKPAQHVLPELSKGGLTFQQWLQIWKLKAKAS, encoded by the exons ATGGCGGATAGAAATCTGGTGAAAGAGCTGAAACGCTGGGCTACAGAGGAATTTAATCTGCCTCCCGACAGCCTACCTAATGAAAGCTATTTAAAAAC gCTTTGTGTTGGGACTGGGAAGTCAATATGGACGTACATGATCCAACATGTTTTCCAACAGAG gAATGTGAGGATCATGCGAGGCAATCTTCAGTG GTACAAGACACTACAAGACAAAGAG TTGATGCAATCTGAAAGCCAAAGTGAGGCAGCAAAGCGCAAAGAGCTTCAGACGAAGATAGAACAGCTGAGGCATGAGATCAGTCACCTGGACTCCCAGATCAGGGGAACAGAAGAACAAATGGCAACACAAG AGCAATCTATCAATCGCATCTGGGTCCAAATCGAGGAGAACCAGACCCGGGAACTGCTTCTGAAGGCTTTCAGACAGCGCAGCGTCTCCAACCGTAAGGTTCTCTCTGACGATGTGCAAAAGATAAACTACCACTGCCTGGTGCTGGAGCAGATGGCTAG GGAAGCTGAGACTGAAGTGCTGTTTGGCGATGAGCCCTCCAACCTCAACTCAAAGGCTGTGGCAGTACCTCAAGTCCTG cGTGAGCTGAGAGAGCTGAGTGAAGACAGAGTCCACTTCTTTCAATGCTTACAGGAGAGCGAAGCGAAAACTCAACATTCTGCACCCAAAAG CATGGCTCGTGAGCAAAGGACGGCTGTGTTTCAGTACTGGCTCAATACTGCTGAG GAAGTGTTGAGCAGTTACCCTCCTAGCCATGTCCTCTCAGCGCTGCAGCATCTAGCTGTGACAGAGCAGAAGGCTCTGCAGGACCAACTAGCTTCTTTGGATGTGGCGCAGGACGTAGCGGCTCTACG ATTCCGATTTGAAAGCGATCACCTTTTGGATATTTCCGCAGAGGAGTGTGATGAGCTACCGCCTGTTCAGACTCTCCTAGAG GCTGCTTGGGTTGAGGTGCAGCAGAGTTTCACAGAGCTGTCCCGGACTCGCTCCAGAATCCAACAGCTCAAAACTCTGTTGAAGTCTCATAAGGCAGAGGCTGAGCTGGAAGTGTCCGGTATTGCAGATGAGAACCTCAATAAAAGCTTAGCACT GTCAACACTGGAGGTGGAGCTGCAGTGTGTGATGCAGGCAGCCGCTCGGGATCACATCAGAGAGCGCTGTATTCAGCTTGACCAGCATGCCAGAAACCGTCAGGAGGCATTAAGGAGTCTTCGTAGCCAGTGGCAGAGCATTCTGGACTTCAGGGAACTAGTG GCTCTAAGACAGGAGCAGTTACGAGGTCTGATTAAGGGGAACTCGTCAGCTAAGACGCAGCTGATCAGTGTTCACAGAGAG ttgCAGGAATTTATCGAGGAAAAGCTTGTGCCACAGTTTGAAGACGTAATTGGCGCAGCCAACAATCTCCGAAACTCTGTTTATAAGGAGGCCAAACAGTTTGGAACAGTTTCACTTCTTGCTCTGGACCACAGGACCACAGATgg AATGCACAGAGTTCCTGCGTCGTGGTTGTCCATTCACCGCCTGCAGGCCTCAAACTTCAGAAGCCTGCGTGAGAGCCTGGAGTTCCCTCTGTATAGA GCTCCAGAGGAGTTGTGTTTCCAGTTGCTGTCCCAGCAGCTTGAGCTGCGTTTTCTCCGGGAGTTGCTGCAGCTTTACTCGGCCACGCTGCAGAAAGTAGAGAAGGACTCTGAACTACTGCATGCATCTGATCAAAAAG CTTTGCTGTCCAAAGTCAGGGAGGCAGATCAAAAGCTCCTAAAGTCTTTGCTGCCAAGAGCCAGAGGTCTCACCAACCACTGCGCTCAGGGTCTTTCTTACGGAGCTCAAGTCAAGACCGCCATCTCTTACTG GTGGGACAAACCAGCCCAGCATGTTCTGCCTGAGCTCAGCAAAGGAGGACTGACTTTCCAACAGTGGCTTCAGATATGGAAACTTAAAGCAAAAGCTTCATAG